Proteins from one Orenia marismortui DSM 5156 genomic window:
- a CDS encoding terminase small subunit, with the protein MLEKIWRKLLKGFNNNKQEKNNSSISQSDSENKEFPEDIFFKNKWEKLKGRKSDPLNERQKKFVVEYLKDHHVEKAAIRAGYSKRTANANGTILLSLAKINNAIKKERNRSINK; encoded by the coding sequence ATGTTAGAAAAGATTTGGAGGAAATTACTAAAGGGCTTTAACAATAATAAGCAAGAAAAAAACAATTCTTCAATTTCCCAATCAGATTCGGAAAACAAAGAATTTCCTGAAGATATATTCTTTAAAAACAAATGGGAGAAGTTAAAGGGAAGAAAATCTGATCCATTAAATGAAAGACAGAAAAAATTTGTAGTAGAATATTTAAAAGATCACCATGTAGAAAAAGCTGCCATTCGGGCAGGATATTCCAAAAGAACAGCCAATGCAAATGGAACAATTTTATTATCATTAGCCAAAATTAATAATGCTATTAAAAAGGAAAGAAACAGATCAATTAACAAGTGA
- a CDS encoding MBL fold metallo-hydrolase encodes MEITFLGTGTSHGVPIIGCSCSTCLSNNPKNKRYRSSIYIELDTSSLLIDTAPELRLQLIRNNITTIDAVLFTHTHADHLMGFDDLTGINRLQKKAIPCYGNQRAIKEIKRVFSYIFNPFQIGGGIPEVTLHQVSGNFEIKNSTIVPIPIKHGKLDILGYRIANMAYLTDCSFISAESYRLLEGIDLLIIDALRYEPHSTHMNIDQALEVVNKLEVPQTYFTHLSHRLEHESVNKDLPNNVQLAYDGLKISII; translated from the coding sequence TTGGAAATTACTTTTTTAGGAACAGGAACTTCTCATGGTGTACCAATTATAGGATGTAGTTGCTCTACTTGTTTATCTAATAATCCTAAGAATAAAAGGTATAGATCATCTATTTATATAGAGTTAGATACTAGCTCTTTATTGATTGATACTGCACCAGAATTACGCTTACAACTAATAAGAAATAATATAACAACTATTGATGCAGTACTATTTACACATACTCATGCTGATCATTTGATGGGGTTTGATGATTTAACAGGGATTAATAGGCTACAAAAGAAAGCGATACCTTGTTATGGTAATCAAAGGGCCATTAAAGAAATTAAAAGAGTTTTTTCTTATATTTTTAATCCTTTTCAAATAGGTGGTGGGATTCCAGAGGTTACTTTACACCAAGTAAGTGGAAATTTTGAAATAAAAAATAGCACCATAGTTCCTATACCTATTAAGCATGGTAAGTTAGATATATTAGGTTATAGGATTGCCAATATGGCATATCTAACTGATTGCAGTTTTATCTCTGCAGAAAGTTATAGGTTATTAGAAGGAATAGACCTACTGATTATAGATGCTTTACGCTATGAACCCCATTCAACTCACATGAATATTGATCAAGCCTTAGAAGTGGTAAATAAACTTGAAGTACCTCAAACTTATTTTACTCATTTATCCCATCGTCTTGAGCATGAAAGTGTCAATAAAGATTTGCCTAATAATGTTCAGCTTGCTTATGATGGATTAAAAATAAGTATAATATAG
- a CDS encoding ECF transporter S component encodes MDLKKIINIGVLSALSLIFMVAIKFPIIPTVPYLLYEAGDIPILIIAFLYGSSAGLGATIVLSLLMAIFTGLGGPFGAFMHFLATGSLVVVAGYIYQKHHTVKGAIYALVMGSIAMTIVMSIANPLLTPVFYGIPREEVLKILLPGIVPFNIIKSFINSGLTLLIYKKLANFLREKGLLYSFNN; translated from the coding sequence ATGGATTTGAAAAAAATTATTAATATTGGTGTGTTATCAGCATTATCTTTAATTTTTATGGTTGCTATTAAGTTTCCTATTATCCCAACAGTACCTTATTTACTTTATGAAGCAGGGGATATACCTATTTTGATCATAGCTTTTTTGTATGGTTCGAGTGCTGGACTAGGTGCTACTATAGTATTGTCTCTATTGATGGCTATATTTACTGGTTTAGGAGGACCTTTTGGTGCTTTTATGCATTTTCTTGCGACAGGAAGCTTAGTTGTAGTAGCAGGCTATATTTATCAAAAACATCATACAGTAAAAGGTGCTATTTATGCTTTGGTGATGGGTTCTATAGCTATGACTATCGTTATGTCGATTGCTAATCCATTATTAACCCCTGTTTTTTATGGTATTCCACGAGAAGAAGTATTAAAGATATTATTGCCAGGAATAGTTCCCTTCAATATTATAAAATCTTTTATTAATTCAGGATTAACTTTATTAATTTATAAAAAATTGGCTAATTTTTTAAGAGAGAAAGGGTTATTATATTCATTCAACAATTGA
- a CDS encoding MetQ/NlpA family ABC transporter substrate-binding protein: MRKSLNILTILLIAVIVLTACGKKEASMEKKIVIGVTPVPHTAILNNVVKPILAKEGITIEIKEFTDYVTPNLSLADGSIDANYFQHIPYLNNFKEKRGLDLTEVTKVHIPPTALYSDKIDSLDELSKGDLVAIPSDATNEGRALLLLERAGLIKLAEDVELVATPADIVDNPKKLEFKELEAAQLPRILQDVDAAVITANYAIEAGLKPAEDAIIKEDATSPYANVLAVRTEDKDNPTIKKLAEALNSQEVKDFIIEKYQGNIIPAF; encoded by the coding sequence ATGAGAAAAAGTCTGAATATTCTAACTATTTTGTTGATTGCTGTAATTGTGTTGACTGCTTGTGGTAAAAAGGAAGCTAGTATGGAGAAGAAGATAGTGATTGGAGTAACACCTGTTCCTCATACTGCTATTTTAAATAATGTAGTAAAGCCAATCTTAGCTAAAGAGGGAATTACTATAGAGATAAAAGAGTTCACTGACTATGTCACTCCAAACTTATCCTTAGCTGATGGGAGTATAGATGCTAATTACTTCCAACACATACCTTATTTGAATAACTTTAAAGAGAAGAGAGGATTAGATTTAACTGAGGTTACTAAGGTACATATTCCACCAACAGCACTATACTCTGATAAGATAGATAGTTTAGATGAATTATCAAAAGGGGATCTAGTAGCAATTCCCAGTGATGCTACAAATGAAGGAAGAGCATTATTATTATTGGAAAGAGCAGGATTAATTAAATTAGCTGAGGATGTAGAATTGGTAGCTACTCCTGCTGATATTGTAGATAATCCAAAAAAATTAGAGTTTAAAGAATTAGAAGCAGCTCAATTACCAAGAATTTTACAGGATGTCGATGCAGCAGTAATTACAGCCAATTATGCTATTGAAGCAGGACTAAAACCAGCTGAGGATGCAATCATTAAAGAGGACGCTACTTCACCTTATGCCAATGTCTTAGCAGTAAGGACAGAAGATAAAGATAACCCTACAATTAAGAAGTTAGCAGAAGCTTTAAATTCTCAAGAAGTAAAAGACTTTATTATTGAAAAATATCAAGGGAACATTATTCCAGCGTTTTAG
- a CDS encoding MetQ/NlpA family ABC transporter substrate-binding protein: MKRNLLVLVSVLLVGLLVVGCGGSKKASVEADKIVVGATPVPHSEILNDVVKGLLEKEGITLEVKEFTDYVTPNLALSDGSIDANFFQHVPYLNNFAEERGLDLVSIAKVHVEPIGLYSKKISKVEELEEGSVIAIPSDATNEGRALLLLQSKGLIKLSDKAALTATPVDIVENPKNLEFKELEAAQLPRVLKDVTAAIINTNYALEADLVPTKDALIIEGSESPYANILAVRAEDKNNEVLQKLVKALNSPEVKKYLKDKYKGAIVPAF; this comes from the coding sequence ATGAAAAGAAATTTACTTGTTTTAGTATCTGTATTATTGGTAGGATTATTAGTAGTTGGATGTGGAGGAAGCAAAAAAGCTAGTGTTGAAGCAGATAAGATTGTAGTGGGTGCTACACCAGTACCCCATTCTGAAATATTAAATGATGTTGTGAAAGGATTATTAGAGAAGGAAGGAATTACTTTAGAGGTTAAAGAGTTTACTGATTATGTTACTCCTAACTTAGCATTAAGTGATGGAAGTATTGATGCGAACTTCTTCCAACATGTTCCTTATCTAAATAACTTTGCTGAAGAGAGAGGATTAGACTTAGTCTCTATTGCCAAGGTTCATGTTGAGCCGATTGGACTTTATTCAAAGAAAATTTCTAAGGTTGAAGAGTTAGAAGAAGGTTCAGTAATTGCAATTCCGAGTGATGCAACCAATGAAGGAAGAGCACTATTATTACTACAATCAAAAGGTTTGATTAAGTTAAGTGATAAAGCAGCTTTGACAGCTACTCCAGTAGATATTGTAGAGAATCCAAAGAATTTAGAGTTTAAAGAATTAGAGGCAGCTCAATTACCAAGAGTATTAAAGGATGTTACTGCTGCAATTATCAATACTAACTATGCTTTAGAGGCTGATTTAGTGCCAACCAAAGATGCATTAATTATTGAAGGTAGTGAATCGCCTTATGCTAATATCTTAGCTGTAAGAGCAGAAGATAAGAATAATGAAGTTCTACAAAAGTTAGTTAAAGCATTAAATTCTCCAGAGGTTAAAAAGTATCTCAAAGATAAATATAAAGGTGCGATTGTACCTGCATTTTAA
- a CDS encoding methionine ABC transporter permease yields MKEVLSLLIKDSGLLWEGILQTSYMVSISMLLGALFGIPLGVGVVVTEEGNILENKSINFILSTFINITRSIPFIILMVALIPFTRIIVGTSIGTSAAVVSLTIGAVPFIGRIVEGALKEVDGGVIEAAQAMGANPWEIITKVLLPEALPSLVLGLTITAISLIGYSAIAGAIGAGGLGDIAIRYGYHRFQTDIMLKTVVLLVIIVQIIQNLGTYLARKLDHS; encoded by the coding sequence ATGAAAGAAGTGTTGTCTCTGCTGATTAAAGACAGTGGACTATTATGGGAAGGAATTTTACAGACATCATATATGGTTTCAATCTCAATGCTATTAGGTGCTTTATTTGGAATTCCTTTAGGTGTAGGAGTAGTTGTTACAGAAGAAGGTAATATTCTAGAAAATAAATCTATAAACTTTATATTAAGTACCTTTATAAATATTACCCGTTCTATTCCATTTATTATCCTGATGGTAGCTCTAATTCCCTTTACTAGAATTATAGTAGGGACTTCAATAGGAACTTCAGCAGCAGTAGTTTCATTGACTATTGGAGCTGTACCTTTTATCGGAAGAATTGTAGAAGGAGCATTAAAAGAAGTTGATGGTGGAGTGATAGAAGCTGCTCAAGCAATGGGGGCAAATCCTTGGGAGATTATAACTAAGGTACTATTACCAGAAGCTTTACCATCTTTAGTTTTAGGATTGACGATTACTGCTATCAGTTTGATCGGTTATTCGGCTATAGCAGGTGCTATTGGAGCAGGAGGTTTAGGAGATATAGCAATCCGTTATGGATACCATCGTTTCCAAACTGATATTATGCTTAAAACTGTTGTTTTATTAGTTATTATAGTTCAAATTATTCAAAATTTAGGAACTTATCTGGCCAGAAAATTAGATCATAGTTAA
- a CDS encoding methionine ABC transporter ATP-binding protein: protein MIKINNLTKIYHSKDKEVVAFDNINLEIGKGEIFGVIGPSGAGKSTLIRCLNLLEKPTSGEVIVDGQDITKLSTLKLREARKEMGMIFQRFNLLKSRTVADNVAFPLEITGKNKGEISTKVKELLELVGLADKADNYPSQLSGGQQQRVGIARALANDPKVLLCDEATSALDPETTHSILELLEEINEKLGITIVIITHEMEVIKEICTKVAVLDKGKLAEQGDVIDIFTKPQAEVTKRFIQRIINANIPEELLSRVTVANPDKGRLVKVSFIGESAGKPMVSELVHNFAIDANILYGNIDKIQGTPFGTLIIELTCEDSSLIEKGIKYLIEELGVRVEVIEDERSVVSAD from the coding sequence ATGATTAAGATTAATAATTTAACAAAGATTTATCATAGCAAAGATAAGGAAGTAGTTGCTTTTGATAATATTAATCTAGAGATAGGTAAAGGGGAAATCTTTGGAGTAATTGGACCAAGTGGTGCGGGAAAAAGTACTTTAATTCGTTGTCTTAACTTACTAGAGAAGCCAACATCAGGAGAGGTTATTGTAGATGGTCAAGATATAACTAAATTAAGCACTTTAAAATTAAGAGAGGCAAGAAAAGAGATGGGAATGATCTTCCAAAGATTTAATCTGCTTAAATCAAGAACAGTAGCAGATAATGTTGCTTTCCCCCTAGAGATTACAGGGAAGAATAAAGGTGAAATTTCTACTAAAGTAAAAGAATTATTAGAGCTAGTTGGTCTTGCTGATAAAGCGGATAATTATCCTAGTCAATTAAGTGGGGGGCAACAGCAGAGGGTAGGAATTGCTAGAGCTTTAGCAAATGATCCTAAGGTGCTGCTTTGTGATGAGGCTACTTCAGCCTTAGATCCAGAAACAACCCACTCTATATTAGAGTTATTAGAAGAAATTAATGAAAAGTTAGGTATTACTATAGTTATAATCACTCATGAGATGGAAGTTATTAAGGAAATATGTACTAAGGTAGCTGTCTTAGATAAAGGTAAGCTAGCTGAGCAAGGTGATGTAATTGATATCTTTACTAAACCACAAGCAGAAGTTACTAAGAGGTTTATTCAAAGGATTATTAATGCTAATATACCTGAAGAACTATTATCGAGGGTAACTGTTGCCAATCCAGATAAGGGTAGATTGGTTAAGGTATCCTTTATTGGCGAATCAGCAGGAAAGCCCATGGTTTCAGAGTTGGTTCATAACTTTGCAATTGATGCTAATATACTCTATGGTAATATAGATAAAATTCAAGGAACACCTTTTGGGACTTTGATTATTGAGTTAACCTGTGAAGATTCATCATTAATAGAAAAAGGTATTAAATATTTGATTGAAGAGCTAGGAGTTAGGGTGGAGGTGATTGAGGATGAAAGAAGTGTTGTCTCTGCTGATTAA
- a CDS encoding TIGR03905 family TSCPD domain-containing protein, which translates to MKVFKTSGVCAREIRFKINDKNIIEKVSFIGGCNGNQSAISALVEGQTVKEVANKLAGIECRNGTSCPDQLSKALKKLA; encoded by the coding sequence ATGAAAGTTTTTAAAACTAGTGGAGTTTGTGCTAGAGAGATTAGATTTAAAATTAATGATAAAAATATTATTGAAAAAGTAAGCTTTATAGGTGGATGTAATGGAAATCAATCTGCTATTTCAGCTTTGGTAGAAGGACAGACAGTTAAGGAGGTAGCTAATAAGTTAGCAGGAATTGAATGTCGCAATGGAACGTCTTGTCCTGATCAGCTAAGTAAGGCATTAAAAAAATTGGCATAA
- a CDS encoding M20 metallopeptidase family protein, whose translation MLKMKEEALKIKEEIIKIRRQIHSNPELGFEEWQTSKLVSAYLNSLGLEVQEGIAKTGVVGFLEGNNRNKVLAIRADMDALPIQEQNEFKYKSRNKGKMHACGHDAHTAMVLGVAKLLSKFKAELEGSVKFIFQPNEEQSKIPGGADTMIEEGVLENPRVEAILGIHVNPQIEVGSVGIKEGSIMAATDKFKIIVKGEGGHGAAPHETIDAIIIAADIVQNLQAIVSRRISPVEPVVLTIGKVCGGESYNVIADEIEIEGTVRTVNPEIREQIPMLMEQTIDGVTDIFGGDYRFDYQFGHSVLNNDRELTNLVTEVSKIIIGEEKSIILKNPLMAGEDFASYTKEVPGFFLHLGVKNSERKIYPWHHSKFNLDEEALPLGIAILTQSAIQYFKNV comes from the coding sequence ATGCTAAAGATGAAAGAGGAAGCTTTAAAGATAAAGGAGGAAATTATTAAAATTAGGCGACAGATTCATTCTAATCCAGAACTGGGATTTGAAGAATGGCAGACTTCAAAGTTAGTATCAGCTTATTTAAATTCTTTAGGATTGGAAGTTCAAGAAGGAATAGCTAAAACTGGGGTTGTAGGCTTCCTAGAAGGTAATAATAGGAATAAAGTTTTAGCAATTAGAGCCGATATGGATGCTTTGCCAATTCAGGAACAGAATGAATTTAAATATAAATCTCGGAATAAAGGAAAGATGCATGCTTGTGGTCATGATGCTCATACGGCAATGGTGTTAGGAGTGGCTAAATTATTAAGCAAGTTTAAAGCTGAACTAGAAGGGAGTGTTAAATTCATCTTCCAACCCAATGAAGAGCAATCTAAAATCCCTGGTGGAGCAGATACAATGATTGAAGAAGGAGTCTTAGAAAATCCCAGAGTTGAAGCTATATTGGGTATTCATGTTAATCCTCAAATTGAAGTAGGTTCTGTTGGCATTAAAGAAGGTTCAATTATGGCAGCTACAGATAAATTTAAAATAATAGTTAAGGGAGAAGGTGGGCATGGAGCAGCTCCCCATGAAACCATAGATGCTATAATTATAGCTGCTGATATAGTACAGAATCTACAAGCTATAGTAAGTAGGAGGATTAGCCCAGTAGAACCAGTAGTTTTAACTATAGGCAAGGTTTGCGGTGGTGAAAGCTATAATGTTATTGCTGATGAGATTGAGATAGAAGGAACAGTACGAACCGTTAATCCTGAAATTAGAGAGCAAATTCCTATGTTAATGGAGCAAACTATTGATGGGGTTACAGATATCTTTGGTGGTGATTATAGATTTGATTATCAATTTGGTCATTCTGTTTTGAATAATGATAGAGAACTGACTAATTTAGTAACTGAAGTGAGCAAAATAATAATTGGAGAAGAGAAGTCGATCATATTAAAAAACCCTTTAATGGCTGGAGAAGACTTTGCTAGTTATACTAAGGAGGTTCCTGGTTTTTTCTTGCATCTTGGAGTTAAGAATTCAGAGAGAAAGATATATCCTTGGCATCATTCGAAATTTAACCTTGATGAGGAGGCATTACCTCTAGGGATAGCTATTTTAACTCAGTCAGCAATTCAATATTTTAAGAATGTTTGA
- a CDS encoding P-II family nitrogen regulator yields the protein MRKIEAIIKPSKLNLVKDALNKIGIKGMTVTQAKGFGRQKGKKEIIRGAEYEVDFLSKVKLEVVCKEEDVEKILDVIISNAKTGEIGDGKIFIYPVEEVVRIRTGERGETAI from the coding sequence ATGAGAAAGATAGAAGCAATAATCAAACCATCAAAATTAAATCTAGTCAAAGATGCATTAAATAAGATAGGAATAAAAGGGATGACTGTAACACAAGCTAAAGGTTTTGGAAGACAAAAAGGTAAAAAAGAGATTATCAGAGGTGCTGAGTATGAGGTTGATTTTTTATCTAAGGTCAAATTAGAGGTTGTCTGTAAAGAGGAAGATGTAGAGAAGATATTAGATGTTATTATTAGCAATGCTAAAACTGGTGAAATTGGGGATGGGAAGATATTTATTTATCCAGTTGAAGAGGTTGTTAGAATTAGAACTGGTGAAAGAGGAGAAACTGCGATATAA
- a CDS encoding ammonium transporter: MNLNSLIKSSNVLFLLLGAIMIFAMHAGFAFLEVGSVRRKNQINALVKILTDWAVSTVVYFLIGFPIAYGINFIKPAGELMSVDMGFNLVRFFFLLTFAACIPAIISGGIAERAKFWPQVIAGAVFAGVLYPFFESLIWGQNSTMFQSFIKSIGGTEFSDYAGSVVVHSFGGWLALPAILILGPRKGRYSKEKSHPIPISNVPFLALGSWILAVGWFGFNVMSAQNLGDISGLVAINSLFAMVGGIITALIISKNDPVFIHNGALAGLVAVCAGSNLYHPLAAFVVGGIASIIFVKGFTIETEVFKIDDVLGVFVLHGLVGSWGGIASGIFTHKIFGGMGGLSFTSQLIGTISAAIVALAGGFIVYYAIDKTIGFRMSASQEELGSDLSTHSLEAYPEESLGVVNSLDSYKENNLNAV, encoded by the coding sequence ATGAACTTAAATAGTTTGATCAAAAGTAGTAATGTGTTATTTTTATTATTAGGAGCAATAATGATATTTGCAATGCATGCTGGTTTTGCCTTTTTAGAAGTAGGCTCTGTCAGAAGAAAAAACCAAATAAACGCCTTAGTAAAAATATTAACTGATTGGGCAGTTTCAACAGTTGTATACTTCTTAATCGGTTTTCCAATAGCTTATGGTATAAATTTTATTAAACCCGCTGGTGAATTAATGAGTGTTGATATGGGATTTAATTTAGTAAGATTCTTCTTTTTGTTAACTTTTGCAGCTTGTATTCCTGCAATCATCTCAGGAGGGATTGCAGAAAGAGCAAAATTCTGGCCTCAAGTTATCGCAGGAGCTGTCTTTGCTGGAGTCTTATACCCTTTCTTTGAATCATTGATTTGGGGACAAAATTCTACAATGTTTCAAAGTTTCATCAAATCTATCGGTGGTACTGAGTTTAGTGATTATGCTGGGTCTGTTGTTGTCCATTCCTTTGGAGGTTGGCTTGCATTACCAGCTATCTTAATCTTAGGACCAAGAAAAGGAAGATATAGTAAAGAAAAAAGTCATCCTATTCCAATTAGCAATGTACCTTTTTTAGCTTTAGGAAGCTGGATTTTAGCTGTAGGTTGGTTTGGATTTAATGTAATGAGTGCTCAAAATTTAGGTGATATATCAGGCTTAGTAGCAATTAACTCTTTATTTGCCATGGTTGGTGGAATAATAACCGCCCTAATCATCTCCAAAAATGACCCTGTCTTTATTCACAATGGTGCCTTAGCTGGTTTAGTTGCTGTCTGTGCAGGTTCTAACTTATATCATCCATTAGCTGCTTTTGTCGTTGGAGGAATAGCTTCAATTATCTTTGTAAAAGGCTTTACTATAGAAACAGAAGTATTTAAAATAGATGATGTTTTAGGCGTTTTTGTATTACATGGCTTAGTAGGAAGTTGGGGTGGAATTGCTTCTGGAATCTTCACTCATAAGATCTTTGGAGGTATGGGAGGATTAAGTTTCACCTCTCAACTAATAGGAACTATATCTGCAGCAATTGTAGCTTTAGCAGGAGGATTTATAGTATATTATGCTATTGACAAGACTATTGGCTTTAGAATGTCTGCTTCCCAAGAAGAACTTGGTTCAGATTTATCAACCCACTCTTTAGAAGCTTATCCCGAAGAGAGCTTAGGGGTAGTAAATTCATTAGATAGTTATAAAGAAAATAATTTAAACGCAGTTTAA
- a CDS encoding pirin family protein, whose product MIKVIPSNKRYTIKRDWIECKLGFPFPKDKDNDQGFGALKAFNDDIIKAGEGFDMHPHSNMEIVSYVIQGRLGHEDSLGNVGVVNTGGVQRITAGSGVEHTEYNYSEDEEVHFLQLWFESKDKNIKPNWEEKDFGKDAQLNNLLPIISGNNREGTLSINQDVDIYLANLESNKELSYTLKDNHKVYLFVIKGSLDLNDNYDLAKGDSVQIKDSSQINLTTKYSAEIILIDMI is encoded by the coding sequence ATGATAAAAGTAATTCCATCTAATAAGCGCTATACAATTAAAAGAGATTGGATCGAATGTAAATTAGGCTTTCCATTTCCAAAAGACAAAGATAATGATCAAGGTTTCGGTGCATTAAAAGCTTTTAATGATGATATTATTAAAGCAGGTGAAGGATTTGATATGCATCCTCATAGCAATATGGAGATTGTAAGCTATGTAATCCAAGGAAGATTAGGGCATGAAGATAGCCTTGGAAATGTCGGAGTAGTAAATACTGGTGGGGTTCAGAGAATAACAGCTGGTAGCGGGGTTGAGCATACAGAGTATAACTACTCTGAAGATGAAGAAGTTCATTTTCTTCAACTTTGGTTTGAATCTAAAGACAAGAATATAAAGCCTAACTGGGAAGAGAAAGACTTTGGCAAAGATGCTCAACTAAATAACCTACTCCCAATCATCTCCGGAAATAACCGAGAAGGTACTTTAAGTATAAATCAGGATGTAGATATCTATCTAGCCAACTTAGAAAGCAACAAAGAGTTATCCTATACCTTAAAAGATAATCATAAAGTTTACCTATTTGTTATTAAGGGCTCTTTAGATTTAAATGATAACTATGATTTAGCAAAAGGGGATTCTGTACAAATAAAAGATTCTTCTCAAATAAATTTAACTACAAAGTATAGCGCAGAGATTATTTTAATAGATATGATTTAA
- a CDS encoding iron-containing alcohol dehydrogenase, which translates to MSANIFLAPPSIFYGTGAIMEASDKLASLGKKALIVSGKSAVRLDYVKQVTDILEQSNIESVVYDNIDAEPDDGHVSKGVEFYQSNSCDFLIAIGGGSPLDAAKAIGLMLTNSGQISDYMGLGKVKEAIPPLVAIPTTAGTGSEVTQYTIINDISNDVKMLIGSPYLIPKVAIVDPLLTVSVPSGVTAATGIDALTHAIEGYTSIKNQPLTDNLALSAISRIANNLRVACSEGDNQEARTEMILAAMEAGMVINNSSVTLVHGMSRPIGALFHVPHGVSNALLLGECLDYAKEGHLERFSQVAKAMGVSDKGSDLELATAGIEEIKNLCADIGIPDILDLGIDKEEFLAQLDKMANDALASGSPANTYCQPTKSDIIEIYKQLL; encoded by the coding sequence ATGAGTGCAAATATATTTTTAGCTCCACCAAGTATCTTTTATGGCACAGGAGCTATAATGGAAGCAAGTGATAAATTAGCAAGTTTAGGTAAAAAAGCTTTAATAGTCAGTGGTAAGTCTGCTGTTAGATTAGACTATGTTAAGCAGGTTACTGATATATTAGAACAGAGCAATATAGAATCTGTGGTTTATGATAATATAGATGCAGAACCAGATGATGGTCATGTTAGCAAGGGGGTTGAATTTTATCAGAGCAATTCCTGTGACTTTTTAATTGCGATCGGTGGAGGAAGCCCACTTGATGCTGCCAAAGCAATTGGGCTAATGTTGACTAACTCTGGTCAAATTAGTGATTATATGGGCCTTGGCAAGGTAAAAGAAGCGATTCCTCCATTAGTAGCTATCCCAACAACGGCTGGTACTGGTTCTGAAGTAACTCAATATACAATTATTAATGATATAAGTAATGATGTTAAGATGTTAATTGGAAGTCCATATTTGATTCCTAAAGTAGCTATTGTTGATCCTTTATTAACTGTCTCAGTACCAAGTGGGGTTACTGCTGCTACAGGAATAGATGCTTTAACCCATGCAATTGAAGGTTATACCTCTATTAAGAATCAACCTTTAACTGACAATTTAGCTTTATCAGCGATTAGTAGAATTGCCAATAATTTAAGGGTAGCTTGTAGTGAAGGTGATAATCAAGAGGCTCGTACAGAAATGATTTTAGCAGCAATGGAAGCTGGGATGGTTATTAATAACTCTTCTGTAACTTTAGTTCATGGGATGTCAAGACCTATTGGAGCTTTATTCCATGTTCCTCATGGGGTATCAAATGCTCTTTTATTAGGTGAATGTTTAGATTATGCTAAAGAAGGTCATCTAGAGAGGTTTTCTCAAGTAGCTAAAGCGATGGGAGTTAGTGATAAAGGTTCTGATTTAGAATTGGCTACAGCAGGTATAGAGGAGATTAAAAATCTTTGTGCTGATATTGGAATTCCTGATATTTTAGATTTAGGAATAGATAAAGAAGAATTTTTAGCTCAATTAGATAAGATGGCTAATGATGCCTTAGCCAGTGGTAGTCCGGCCAATACTTATTGCCAGCCTACTAAATCTGATATAATTGAAATTTATAAACAATTACTTTAG